From one Lolium rigidum isolate FL_2022 chromosome 4, APGP_CSIRO_Lrig_0.1, whole genome shotgun sequence genomic stretch:
- the LOC124706365 gene encoding chlorophyll synthase, chloroplastic produces the protein MATSHLLAAAAATSSSSATFRPPLRSLSSPPPSLSLNRRRSFPVVCAADADAKETTKPKVPEKAPAAGSSFNQLLGIKGAKQETNIWKIRLQLTKPVTWPPLVWGVLCGAAASGNFHWTVEDVAKSIVCMLMSGPCLTGYTQTINDWYDRDIDAINEPYRPIPSGAISENEVITQIWVLLLGGLGLGALLDIWAGHDFPIIFYLALGGSLLSYIYSAPPLKLKQNGWIGNFALGASYIGLPWWAGQALFGTLTPDIVVLTCLYSIAGLGIAIVNDFKSIEGDRTLGLQSLPVAFGMETAKWICVGAIDITQLSVAAYLLSTGKLYYALALLGLTIPQVILQFQYFLKDPVKYDVKYQASAQPFFVFGLLVTALATSH, from the exons ATGGCCACCTCCCAccttctcgccgccgccgccgccacatcgtcctcctccgccaccttccGCCCCCCTCTCCGCTCCCTGTCCTCACCACCCCCTTCGCTATCCCTCAACC GGCGGCGCTCATTCCCGGTGGTCTGCGCGGCTGACGCAGACGCTAAAGAAA CAACGAAGCCGAAGGTCCCAGAGAAGGCGCCGGCGGCAGGGTCGAGCTTCAACCAGTTGCTCGGGATCAAGGGCGCCAAGCAAGAAACT AACATATGGAAGATCCGTCTTCAACTTACCAAGCCTGTGACATGGCCTCCACTTGTCTGGGGAGTGCTTTGTGGAGCAGCTGCctctg GAAATTTCCACTGGACAGTTGAAGATGTTGCAAAATCGATTGTTTGCATGCTAATGTCTGGTCCATGTCTTACAGGATACACACAG ACAATTAATGACTGGTATGATCGGGACATTGATGCTATTAATGAGCCTTACCGTCCTATTCCTTCAGGAGCTATATCAGAAAATGAG GTTATCACTCAGATCTGGGTGTTATTGTTAGGAGGTCTTGGGTTGGGTGCTTTGTTAGATATATGG GCAGGGCATGATTTTCCTATTATTTTTTACCTTGCTCTTGGTGGGTCCTTGCTTTCTTACATATATTCAGCACCACCTCTGAAG CTCAAGCAGAATGGATGGATAGGAAATTTTGCTCTTGGTGCGAGTTACATTGGCTTGCCCTG GTGGGCTGGCCAGGCGTTATTTGGAACTCTTACTCCTGATATTGTTGTCCTAACTTGCTTGTACAGCATAGCTGGG CTCGGGATTGCTATCGTAAATGACTTTAAGAGTATCGAGGGGGATCGAACTCTGGGACTGCAG TCACTTCCTGTTGCTTTTGGTATGGAAACTGCAAAATGGATATGTGTTGGAGCAATTGACATCACTCAATTATCTGTTGCAG CCTACCTCTTGAGCACCGGCAAGCTGTATTATGCCCTAGCACTACTTGGACTAACAATTCCCCAGGTGATCTTGCAG TTCCAGTACTTCCTGAAGGACCCGGTGAAGTACGACGTCAAGTACCAG GCGAGTGCGCAACCGTTCTTCGTCTTCGGCCTGCTGGTTACCGCCCTGGCGACCAGCCACTGA
- the LOC124649823 gene encoding em protein CS41-like isoform X1 — translation MASRQQERSELDSMAREGQTVVPGGTGGKSVEAQEKLAEGTYIYAHTADMLYSIWRSRGGQTRKEQLGEEGYSEMGRKGGLSTNDESGGERAAREGVDIDESKFKTKS, via the exons ATGGCGTCCAGGCAGCAGGAGAGGTCGGAGCTGGACAGCATGGCCCGCGAGGGGCAGACCGTCGTCCCCGGCGGCACCGGCGGGAAGTCCGTCGAGGCGCAGGAGAAGCTCGCCGAAGGTACGTATATATACGCACATACTGCAGATATGTTGTATAGTATAT GGCGGAGCCGCGGCGGGCAGACCCGCAAGGAGCAGCTCGGGGAGGAAGGGTACAGCGAGATGGGGCGCAAGGGCGGCCTGAGCACCAACGACGAGTCCGGCGGCGAGCGCGCCGCCAGGGAGggcgtcgacatcgacgagtccaAGTTCAAGACCAAGTCCTAG
- the LOC124649823 gene encoding em protein CS41-like isoform X2: protein MASRQQERSELDSMAREGQTVVPGGTGGKSVEAQEKLAEGRSRGGQTRKEQLGEEGYSEMGRKGGLSTNDESGGERAAREGVDIDESKFKTKS from the exons ATGGCGTCCAGGCAGCAGGAGAGGTCGGAGCTGGACAGCATGGCCCGCGAGGGGCAGACCGTCGTCCCCGGCGGCACCGGCGGGAAGTCCGTCGAGGCGCAGGAGAAGCTCGCCGAAG GGCGGAGCCGCGGCGGGCAGACCCGCAAGGAGCAGCTCGGGGAGGAAGGGTACAGCGAGATGGGGCGCAAGGGCGGCCTGAGCACCAACGACGAGTCCGGCGGCGAGCGCGCCGCCAGGGAGggcgtcgacatcgacgagtccaAGTTCAAGACCAAGTCCTAG